One Dermacentor silvarum isolate Dsil-2018 chromosome 10, BIME_Dsil_1.4, whole genome shotgun sequence genomic window carries:
- the LOC125941009 gene encoding uncharacterized protein LOC125941009 → MPCKCCVPRCRGDYTGDTKVHVFKFPRDQALRDAWIRAVPRENLTVTEHSRVCELHFMDEDIIRDATHTDQATGRVMTVPLSHVRLRTDAVPSKFPNHSSYLSRKTARREDPDSKRARIENAALQKAIAESNEAFIRAREEDKVNSVSELANHLRSQGMKFWDDIERNERLLLIHIVDDEAPWLKYSVCVKGDLSVTLHVMKTAVKKLGANLCVPEIANSKRGMVELLEGIEKWDCDLMSNSVAEICEAVCLLLDQLCTSQAEDDANCIQFLKEQVTLHLSKKQRRRYSADFMMFCCIVFTISPHAYAFIRSHGSITLPHPMTIRSVCSSYGMSPQQEHQSETFLSYMTTRISDLKDDQRFVTVMVDEIHIKPYFDYKGGNITGAAINRNEAANCALVFMVRSVTCKFKEVAHIVPVHRVEAEFLQKTLKDVICGLEKIGYRVMCVVSDNNSVNRKAMSLFESPPCNRIVYQHPSDPSRPLFFVIDPVHILKCIRNNWINQKNDQICFYFPEIQGDTPESERMQTASFATIRDLHSKECDQLLKYGYGLSRKALYPSSLERQDVKLALQIFNDYLPEALRALGAKHNLFSFEATATFVEIILKWWKIVNVKTPWKGERLRDHFQQPVLSIDNDPKIDFLHMFLKWLDEWKNKGFDNGTLTKETHAALEHTTYALVELARYSFEELGMSYVLFGKIQTDCLEDRFGKYRQLAGAQYHISIRQIYEVENKLRLQRTLLTVSPDQHWECVRKQVEALLPSSNVVVTSQALTKMQDVVPVLVYVAGYAVYGTLKKLKCEQCRDSLTVDKKITVSATNEHYGLVKQLDRGGLVYPSMFDSSTKVTLSFGVITSSS, encoded by the exons ATGCCGTGCAAATGCTGTGTACCTCGATGCCGCGGAGACTACACGGGGGACACGAAGGTGCACGTCTTCAAGTTCCCGAGAGATCAAGCTCTAAGGGACGCTTGGATTCGCGCTGTGCCACGGGAAAACCTCACGGTCACCGAACATTCCAGA gtatgtgaacttcatttcatggacgaggacattattcgagacgcgacgcatacagatcaagcaactggccgcgtaatgacagtGCCGCTATCTCATGTGCGCCTTCGCACAGACGCTGTACCGTCGAAGTTCCCGAATCATTCAAGCTACTTGTCCAGAAAGACCGCGAGGAGGGAAGATCCTGACTCCAAGCGCGCGCGAATAGAGAATGCAGCCCTTCAGAAAGCCATCGCTGAATCCAACGAGGCATTTATCAGAGCACGCGAGGAGGATAAAGTCAACAGTGTGAGCGAACTTGCCAACCACTTAAGGAGCCAAGGGATGAAGTTCTGGGATGATatcgaaagaaatgaaaggcttcttctcattcacattgtcgacgatgaagcaccgtggttgaaatactctgtttgcgtgaaaggagatttgagcgtgacactacacgttatgaaaacggccgtaaaaaagctcggtgcaaatctctgcgttcccgaaatcgctaacagtaaaaggggtatggtggaactcctggaaggcatcgagaagtgggactgtgacctgatgtccaactcagtcgccgaaatttgcgaggctgtttgtttactgcttgatcagctttgcacgtcccaagcagaagatgacgccaactgtattcaatttctgaaagagcaagtcaccttgcacctatcgaaaaaacagcgcaggcgctactctgctgatttcatgatgttttgctgtattgttttcactatatcgccccatgcatacgcgttcatacgtagccatggaagcatcaccttgccgcatcctatgacgataagatcagtgtgctcgtcttatggtatgagtcctcaacaagagcatcagagtgaaacattcctcagctacatgacaacaagaatttctgacctgaaagatgaccagcgctttgtcacagttatggttgatgaaatacatataaaaccttactttgactacaaaggaggcaatattaccggcgctgcaattaatagaaatgaagctgctaactgtgcgctcgttttcatggtgcgcagcgtgacgtgtaaattcaaagaagttgcgcacatcgtgccggtgcaccgagtagaggcggagttcctgcaaaagacgcttaaagacgtgatttgtgggctggaaaagattgggtaccgggttatgtgcgtcgtcagcgacaacaactctgtgaacagaaaagcgatgtcacttttcgaatcacctccgtgtaacagaattgtgtACCAACATCCATCAGACCCTTCAAGGCCGCTGTTCTTCGTTATAGACCCAGTGCACATTCTAAAATGCATACGAAATAACTGGATCAATCAGAAGAATGACCAAATTTGTTTCTACTTCCCGGAGATCCAAGGAGACACACCAGAATCAGAGCGAATGCAAACAGCGTCATTTGCAACAATCAGGGACCTTCACAGCAAAGAGTGTGACCAGCTGTTGAAATATGGCTATGGGCTGTCAAGAAAAGCCCTCTACCCTTCGAGTCTTGAAAGGCAGGACGTAAAGCTTGCTTTACAAATCTTCAATGACTATTTACCAGAGGCGTTACGTGCTCTTGGAGCAAAGCACAACCTATTCTCTTTCGAGGCCACAGCTACATTCGTCGAGATCATACTCAAGTGGTGGAAAATTGTAAACGTCAAAACTCCATGGAAGGGAGAAAGGCTTAGAGATCACTTCCAACAACCAGTGCTTTCCATTGATAACGATCCAAAAATTGACTTCTTGCACATGTTTCTGAAGTGGCTGGATGAGTGGAAGAACAAAGGTTTTGACAATGGTACTCTGACAAAGGAGACTCACGCTGCTCTCGAACACACCACCTATGCGCTTGTTGAGCTCGCTAGGTACAGCTTCGAAGAGCTTGGAATGTCATATGTCCTTTTTGGGAAGATTCAGACAGACTGCCTTGAAGATCGGTTTGGGAAGTATAGGCAGCTGGCAGGTGCGCAATATCACATCTCCATCAGGCAGATATATGAAGTCGAAAACAAGCTGCGCCTGCAGAGAACCTTGCTTACAGTTTCCCCTGACCAGCACTGGGAATGTGTCCGAAAGCAAGTCGAGGCATTGCTTCCCAGCAGCAACGTTGTTGTTACCAGCCAGGCTCTTACGAAGATGCAGGACGTCGTCCCAGTCCTCGTCTACGTTGCAGGTTATGCAGTATACGGGACCCTTAAAAAGTTGAAGTGCGAGCAATGCAGGGACTCGTTGACCGTGGACAAGAAGATCACAGTCTCTGCCACAAACGAACATTATGGTCTTGTGAAGCAGCTGGACCGAGGAGGTTTAGTTTATCCATCAAT GTTCGATTCAAGCACCAAGGTAACTTTGTCCTTCGGTGTCATCACCAGCAGCAGCTAG